In Syntrophus gentianae, a single window of DNA contains:
- a CDS encoding double-cubane-cluster-containing anaerobic reductase, which yields MTQTALAEIPPLIDDAQVADPIRRFLEYILNKREAGVPVVGLYCGYAPAEMIRAIGAVPVSLCAASQRTVPAAEAVLPANLCPMIKSSFGFIRTNTCFFFAASDAVIGETTCDGKKKMFELIAHLRPTHIMDLPQLPDEAGGLDRWQESVRKLQDFLEKTFQAALSADRLEAEIRETNRKNRLMDRFFAYLACRPIPVSWHEIYDVISLEHVTNGDEFQNLIEKVSSRLDQRIASGQFFGTSSSPRVLVSGCPVGGDACKVLQMIEEAGGVIVALEACSGMKNYFIRIEEDSGDPLRAVAESTLSIPCSCMTPNGRRLDLLDKMITRFSPDVVIDVVLHACHAYNVESHKIRNHIQDRHGLPCLKIETDYSHGDIEQIRTRVEALFESLETKK from the coding sequence GTGACGCAAACGGCCCTGGCAGAAATTCCGCCTCTAATCGATGATGCCCAGGTTGCGGACCCCATCCGACGCTTCCTGGAGTACATTCTGAACAAGAGGGAAGCGGGGGTCCCCGTGGTCGGCCTCTATTGCGGCTACGCACCGGCAGAGATGATCCGGGCCATTGGCGCTGTTCCCGTCTCCCTCTGCGCCGCCTCGCAACGGACGGTTCCCGCCGCGGAAGCGGTCCTGCCCGCCAACCTCTGCCCGATGATCAAATCCAGCTTCGGATTCATCCGGACCAATACCTGCTTCTTCTTTGCCGCCTCCGATGCCGTCATCGGCGAAACAACCTGCGACGGCAAGAAGAAGATGTTCGAGTTGATCGCCCATCTCAGACCGACACATATCATGGATCTCCCCCAGCTTCCCGATGAAGCGGGGGGATTGGACCGCTGGCAGGAAAGTGTCCGCAAGCTTCAGGACTTTCTGGAAAAGACCTTTCAGGCCGCCCTTTCCGCAGATCGGCTGGAGGCGGAGATCCGGGAGACCAATCGCAAGAACCGCCTCATGGACCGCTTTTTCGCCTACCTGGCCTGTCGCCCGATCCCGGTCTCCTGGCATGAGATCTACGATGTCATCAGCCTCGAACATGTGACGAACGGCGATGAATTTCAGAACCTGATCGAAAAGGTTTCCTCCCGGCTTGATCAGCGGATTGCCTCGGGTCAATTTTTCGGGACTTCTTCTTCCCCGCGGGTCCTGGTCAGCGGCTGTCCCGTCGGGGGGGATGCCTGCAAGGTCCTGCAGATGATCGAAGAGGCCGGAGGGGTGATTGTGGCCCTGGAGGCATGCAGCGGAATGAAGAACTATTTCATCAGGATCGAGGAGGATAGCGGTGATCCCCTGAGGGCCGTGGCGGAAAGCACCCTGAGCATCCCCTGCTCCTGCATGACGCCGAATGGACGCCGCCTGGATCTGCTGGACAAGATGATTACCCGGTTTTCACCCGATGTGGTCATCGATGTCGTCCTGCACGCCTGCCACGCCTACAACGTGGAGTCCCACAAGATTCGCAATCATATCCAGGATCGGCACGGATTGCCCTGTTTGAAGATCGAAACGGACTACTCTCACGGTGACATCGAGCAGATCCGGACCAGGGTGGAGGCCCTGTTTGAAAGCCTGGAAACCAAAAAATAA
- a CDS encoding acyl-CoA dehydratase activase has translation MRVAGIDIGSRTVKLAILDDGKLVLSRKTLTSYNPLETARELIGDAVFDALTATGYGRHLIKGHLDCPVISEIKAFAVGSRFFSHDCQSILDIGGQDTKAISLDSDGNMRKFEMNDKCAAGTGRFLEVMATALGFSLEEFSQAALSAEKAVKINSTCTVFAESEVVSLTAKGVPRNEVALGIHKAIVSRSVGLLKKVAVPGTIFFAGGVALNGCVQVLLEQEMDSPVFVPPDPQIVGAVGAALNAL, from the coding sequence ATGAGAGTCGCCGGAATAGACATCGGATCACGGACCGTCAAGCTGGCCATTCTCGATGATGGAAAGCTCGTCCTCTCCCGTAAGACGCTCACGTCTTACAATCCCCTGGAAACGGCCCGGGAACTGATCGGCGACGCCGTATTCGACGCGCTCACCGCCACCGGATACGGCCGCCATTTGATCAAGGGGCATCTGGACTGCCCGGTGATCAGCGAGATCAAGGCCTTTGCCGTAGGCTCCCGTTTCTTTTCCCACGATTGCCAGTCCATCCTGGACATCGGCGGACAGGACACGAAAGCCATTTCCCTGGACAGCGACGGGAACATGCGGAAGTTCGAAATGAACGACAAGTGCGCCGCAGGAACGGGACGTTTCCTGGAGGTTATGGCGACGGCCCTCGGCTTTTCCCTGGAAGAATTCTCCCAGGCGGCGCTTTCGGCCGAAAAGGCGGTCAAGATCAACAGCACCTGCACCGTTTTTGCCGAATCCGAGGTGGTGTCTCTGACCGCCAAGGGTGTGCCGCGCAATGAGGTGGCCCTGGGCATTCACAAGGCCATCGTAAGCCGTTCGGTAGGCCTCCTAAAAAAGGTCGCCGTGCCGGGGACCATATTTTTTGCCGGCGGCGTCGCACTGAACGGCTGCGTGCAGGTTCTTCTCGAACAGGAGATGGACAGCCCCGTGTTTGTTCCACCCGACCCGCAGATCGTGGGGGCCGTCGGGGCCGCGCTGAATGCATTATGA
- a CDS encoding double-cubane-cluster-containing anaerobic reductase: MTFNVADVKPLINDEFSGDAPKRALSYIANKRSMGMPVAGIYCGYAPMEVIRAVGAVPAVLCAFANKTIPAAEAVLPANLCPLIKSSYGFILTDTCPFFALSDAVVAETTCDGKKKMFELISSHRPMFVMDLPQLPDEAEARANWATMISKLKGFLENTFGTSGTSEGIEAEIQATNIKNRLMRRVFEYAAKKPPLLSWSELYELCFLAQVATTEDLLPVFKEVLERLEEREAKGIYYGAPSSPRVLVTGCPVGGDSTKVFRIIEEAGGVVVAMDSCSGMKPFITDIEEKTGNPIDAVARHYLEIPCSCMTPNTRRLTELDKTIARFQPDAVVEVVLHACHSYNIEAIKVMNHVKEKHKLPYLKIETDYSEGDVEQIRTRVEALLESL; the protein is encoded by the coding sequence ATGACGTTTAATGTAGCGGATGTAAAACCTTTGATCAATGATGAGTTTTCCGGAGACGCGCCCAAACGGGCCCTCTCGTATATCGCGAACAAGCGCTCGATGGGCATGCCCGTGGCGGGAATTTACTGCGGCTATGCCCCCATGGAGGTGATCCGCGCCGTCGGGGCCGTGCCGGCCGTTCTGTGCGCCTTTGCCAACAAGACGATTCCGGCGGCGGAAGCGGTGCTGCCGGCCAATCTCTGCCCCCTGATCAAGTCGAGCTACGGGTTCATTCTTACCGATACCTGTCCCTTTTTCGCCCTTTCCGATGCGGTCGTGGCGGAAACGACCTGTGACGGCAAGAAGAAGATGTTTGAGCTGATCTCCTCCCATCGGCCCATGTTCGTCATGGACCTGCCCCAGCTTCCCGACGAGGCGGAGGCGAGGGCCAACTGGGCAACGATGATTTCCAAACTCAAGGGGTTCCTGGAGAACACCTTTGGCACGTCCGGAACATCGGAGGGCATCGAGGCGGAGATTCAGGCAACCAATATCAAGAACCGCCTGATGCGGCGCGTCTTTGAATATGCCGCAAAAAAACCTCCGCTCCTGAGCTGGAGCGAACTCTACGAACTCTGCTTTCTTGCCCAGGTGGCAACGACGGAGGATCTTCTGCCCGTCTTCAAGGAAGTCTTAGAAAGGCTCGAAGAACGGGAGGCGAAGGGCATTTATTACGGAGCCCCGTCCTCTCCCCGGGTGCTGGTCACGGGCTGTCCCGTGGGCGGAGATTCAACCAAGGTGTTCCGGATCATCGAAGAGGCGGGGGGCGTCGTCGTGGCCATGGATTCCTGCTCGGGCATGAAACCTTTTATTACCGACATCGAGGAAAAAACGGGGAATCCCATTGACGCCGTGGCCCGCCACTACCTCGAGATTCCCTGCTCCTGCATGACCCCAAATACAAGGCGGCTGACCGAGTTGGACAAGACGATCGCCCGTTTCCAGCCCGACGCGGTCGTCGAAGTGGTCCTTCATGCCTGCCACTCCTACAACATCGAAGCCATCAAAGTCATGAACCACGTGAAAGAAAAGCACAAACTGCCCTACCTGAAGATCGAGACGGATTACTCCGAAGGCGATGTCGAGCAGATCCGGACGCGGGTGGAGGCGCTCCTGGAAAGCCTATAA
- a CDS encoding DUF3343 domain-containing protein, giving the protein MNAQQYCVFLFPSVSYVLKAEKILKDRKIDHKLIPVPRQISADCGVCLRIAVDQQEIVVGMLQGTADWESMVLL; this is encoded by the coding sequence ATGAATGCGCAACAGTACTGCGTTTTTCTCTTTCCTTCCGTCAGTTATGTCCTCAAGGCGGAAAAGATCCTCAAAGACCGGAAAATTGATCATAAGCTTATTCCCGTTCCCCGGCAGATCAGTGCGGATTGCGGGGTCTGCCTCCGGATTGCCGTGGACCAGCAGGAAATCGTGGTTGGAATGCTTCAGGGGACAGCAGACTGGGAAAGCATGGTATTGCTGTAG
- a CDS encoding double-cubane-cluster-containing anaerobic reductase: MADYTKMWSELGLDLKSHDALLSILGSAYGDIFLSQKNRPGGMKYFDFVMSEVHGLRIQELMEAKAQGRIVVGSYCVFVPEELILAVNGVSVGLCAGAEFNFEGAEEVLPRNTCALIKSAFGFKLGKVCPYLEACDVVVGENTCDGKKKAYEILGPMVKDLYVIDLHQTKSEMGRALLKEEYRRFATKLENVSGRKITPESLKKGIEIVNAKRAAVKRLAAIRAADPAPISGLDGLLVNQVFFYDDPIRFTDSVNKLCDELEDRVKKGMGVVAPGTTRVMVSGCPMAVPNWKLPMLIESSNAVIVGEESCVGERGTRWLTESKGDTVEDLLDTITERYFSIDCAVFTPNPSRIDYVKEMAKRLSAQGVIHYGLQFCQPYIMESGPVEKELEKSGIPTLRLETDYSQEDAGQLKTRIEAFVERLEKK, translated from the coding sequence ATGGCGGATTATACAAAAATGTGGTCGGAACTCGGCCTTGACCTGAAAAGTCACGACGCGCTGCTGTCCATTCTGGGAAGCGCCTATGGAGACATCTTTCTTTCCCAGAAAAACCGCCCCGGGGGGATGAAGTATTTCGACTTTGTCATGAGCGAGGTGCACGGACTGCGCATCCAGGAGTTGATGGAGGCAAAGGCCCAGGGAAGGATCGTCGTCGGTTCGTATTGCGTGTTCGTCCCGGAAGAACTGATCCTGGCCGTGAACGGGGTATCCGTGGGATTGTGCGCCGGGGCGGAATTCAATTTCGAAGGCGCCGAGGAGGTCCTGCCGAGGAACACCTGCGCGCTCATCAAGTCCGCCTTCGGGTTCAAGCTCGGCAAGGTCTGCCCCTACCTGGAAGCGTGCGATGTGGTCGTGGGAGAGAACACCTGCGATGGCAAGAAGAAGGCTTATGAGATCCTGGGACCGATGGTCAAGGATCTGTACGTTATCGATCTTCACCAGACGAAATCCGAGATGGGCCGGGCGTTATTGAAGGAGGAATACCGCAGGTTCGCCACGAAGCTGGAGAACGTCAGCGGCAGGAAGATCACCCCGGAATCCCTTAAAAAGGGGATCGAAATCGTCAATGCGAAACGAGCGGCCGTAAAAAGGCTTGCGGCGATCCGTGCGGCCGACCCGGCGCCGATCTCCGGTCTGGATGGCCTGCTCGTCAATCAGGTCTTTTTCTATGATGATCCGATCCGCTTCACCGATTCGGTCAACAAGCTCTGCGACGAGCTGGAAGACCGCGTGAAAAAAGGGATGGGCGTCGTCGCGCCGGGGACGACGCGGGTCATGGTTTCCGGATGCCCCATGGCCGTTCCCAACTGGAAGCTGCCCATGCTGATTGAATCGAGCAACGCGGTCATCGTGGGCGAGGAATCCTGCGTAGGAGAGCGGGGAACGCGCTGGCTGACCGAATCCAAAGGCGATACGGTGGAGGATCTCCTCGATACGATCACGGAACGGTATTTCAGCATCGACTGTGCCGTTTTTACGCCAAATCCCTCCCGGATCGATTATGTGAAGGAAATGGCAAAAAGGCTCTCCGCCCAGGGCGTAATTCATTACGGCCTTCAGTTCTGTCAGCCTTACATCATGGAAAGTGGTCCCGTCGAGAAAGAGCTGGAGAAGTCGGGCATCCCGACGCTCCGGTTGGAAACCGATTACAGCCAGGAAGACGCGGGGCAGCTCAAGACGCGGATCGAAGCCTTTGTCGAGCGGTTGGAGAAAAAATGA
- a CDS encoding (Fe-S)-binding protein, translating into MNSGNTGADPFAARELGAALSEKIKEISKGCTRCQACQKECAFLRKYGKPGEIADAYNLTENLCQAMAFECSLCRLCAAVCPAKLNPAEMFLEMRRERMRRDPRPYPEQRGLLAYEKTGNSKLFSCYALPAGCDTVFFTGCALPGTRPEQTFRIFRKMQLKVPRLGVVMDCCDKISHDLGREEHFKTMFGKMRNDLVFQGVKKVIAACPNCYRIFDEYGKGLSVMTVYEFLAEQPDSENLPGDQIIAIHDPCGLRFNERAHTAVRRLVTQGGMRIEELSHHGLRTNCCGKGGSVACLSPELAGNWGKRIKEEAKGRRILTYCAGCANSLSGLTPTSHIVDFVCDPKATLAGRAKVSKTPLTYLNRLILKWRFKKAIHAL; encoded by the coding sequence ATGAATTCGGGCAATACGGGAGCAGATCCTTTCGCCGCACGAGAACTCGGGGCTGCGCTATCGGAGAAAATAAAGGAGATTTCCAAAGGGTGCACTCGATGCCAGGCCTGCCAGAAGGAATGCGCCTTTTTGAGAAAGTATGGTAAACCGGGAGAGATTGCCGACGCCTACAATCTGACGGAAAACCTCTGCCAGGCCATGGCCTTCGAATGCAGTCTGTGTCGTCTGTGTGCTGCCGTGTGTCCTGCGAAGCTCAATCCGGCGGAGATGTTTCTGGAGATGCGCCGGGAAAGGATGCGGCGAGATCCCCGTCCTTATCCTGAACAAAGGGGCCTTCTGGCCTACGAAAAAACGGGGAACTCGAAACTCTTTTCTTGCTACGCCCTGCCTGCCGGTTGCGATACGGTTTTTTTCACCGGTTGTGCCCTGCCGGGGACGAGACCGGAGCAGACCTTTCGTATCTTCAGGAAAATGCAATTGAAAGTCCCCAGGTTGGGTGTCGTTATGGACTGTTGCGACAAGATTTCGCATGACCTCGGTCGGGAAGAGCACTTCAAGACCATGTTCGGAAAAATGAGAAATGACCTGGTTTTCCAGGGTGTGAAGAAGGTCATCGCAGCCTGTCCCAATTGCTACCGCATATTTGATGAATATGGAAAGGGGCTTTCCGTAATGACCGTCTATGAATTCCTGGCGGAACAACCGGATTCGGAGAATCTGCCAGGGGATCAAATCATTGCCATCCATGATCCCTGCGGACTCCGTTTCAACGAACGGGCTCACACGGCGGTCCGGCGTCTGGTGACTCAGGGGGGTATGCGGATCGAGGAATTGAGTCATCATGGTTTGAGAACGAACTGCTGCGGCAAGGGGGGAAGCGTCGCATGCCTGTCGCCGGAATTGGCCGGCAACTGGGGAAAAAGAATCAAGGAAGAGGCAAAGGGAAGAAGAATCCTGACCTATTGTGCCGGCTGCGCCAATTCTCTGAGCGGATTGACTCCGACCAGCCATATCGTCGATTTTGTCTGTGACCCCAAAGCAACCCTGGCCGGGCGGGCCAAGGTCTCCAAGACCCCCTTAACGTATCTTAACCGGCTGATCCTGAAGTGGCGCTTCAAAAAGGCAATTCATGCCTTGTAA
- a CDS encoding ABC transporter substrate-binding protein codes for MMKNSKWALFILTFTALFLVHTAWAAEIPNLKVGYIFTTHHTSFMVAASKGEAFKSMGVYLRPVVAKDKYELVSNGKPIATLQLFVAKSGAETASLFARNQLDLAMASVTAIMAGVDKGTPIKILSPLQTEGMGLVVPKDSQLKDWNAFLAYVKKTKKPVKVGYHSSTSAPKIVLEGALKSSGITVTEDPTNMLAQVLLVDLKETWSGRLLFPRLEQKDKGGKKNDV; via the coding sequence ATGATGAAAAATTCAAAATGGGCCCTTTTCATTTTAACCTTTACAGCCTTGTTCCTGGTTCATACCGCTTGGGCGGCGGAGATTCCCAATCTGAAAGTGGGCTATATCTTCACAACCCATCACACCTCCTTCATGGTTGCGGCATCAAAGGGAGAAGCCTTCAAATCCATGGGCGTTTACCTGCGCCCCGTTGTTGCCAAGGACAAGTATGAACTGGTGAGCAACGGCAAGCCGATCGCCACGCTCCAGTTGTTCGTGGCAAAAAGCGGTGCGGAAACAGCGTCGCTCTTCGCACGGAATCAGCTCGATCTCGCCATGGCCTCGGTGACCGCCATCATGGCCGGGGTCGATAAAGGTACGCCGATAAAGATACTCTCTCCCCTCCAGACGGAAGGCATGGGCCTTGTGGTTCCCAAGGACTCCCAGCTCAAGGATTGGAATGCTTTCCTGGCCTATGTGAAAAAGACGAAGAAGCCCGTCAAGGTGGGCTACCACTCATCCACGAGTGCACCGAAGATCGTCCTGGAAGGCGCCCTGAAGTCCTCCGGAATCACGGTCACGGAAGATCCGACCAACATGTTGGCACAGGTTCTCCTCGTGGATCTGAAGGAAACCTGGAGCGGGAGGCTGCTTTTTCCCCGGCTGGAACAAAAGGATAAGGGAGGAAAGAAGAATGACGTTTAA
- a CDS encoding DUF5714 domain-containing protein, translating to MNLINQWQRVEFDSIPIYIRPDVPGWFVPNEAADHALVQLRKEGKTSLDIADLLKRIDGPEGESYSSRSEHLNLDVLKECWLHITNRCNLECRHCMFKSSPRERDELQREECCRILREAYGLGCRLFFFTGGEPLLAEAFFPSVQDILRLSDTHVVVLTNLSLLPVKKDFFRLLPQDRLHFQVSVDGLESNHDALRGPQSFRQLSENLAILRELGFPATLSMTVTRSNVGEMAEIIDFASSQCVSNVHFLWLFRKGNANEGFFVDPDKIFLNLKAAWERAERLGVKIDNIESIRSQVFSCPGTRYDLSNAGWQSLAIGPDGQVYPTPALVYTERMRCGPVSEGLQEVWENSPVLKAVRNASLDTSKVYRANPFRYMIGGGDIDHSYLSSGQIAGDDPYGELYTTIAKELIVREARQYETGGYPAFKLKMGEKLGECPVEGSAVFFTHSNCVLTLPGHDIHTQVNRFYSGAAETLQEDILNPICYEEGLISHIPEEMRYRSYGCGSPVLEANIQPGESIVDLGSGTGIECFIAGRLTGTQGRVIGIDMGDAMLDVAEKTRVRVTESLSYDNIIFKKAFLESLPLDDRSVDLVISNCVLNLSPDKRRVFQEIYRVLKPGGRLLISDITYDQDIPLEIKYNEKLRGECIGGALRYPDLFGLLNDLGFSHSRIVSGYPYRTVKGYDFYSITYSAVKPAENQQPVLYDFPDFESLMEEVETEPTCACFAAPEQPSQKPALNDAPHRSGCLVCGAELLYFDVDRSLSCSYCGRSLPANAQCANGHFVCDTCHSADAVGIIRQVCLNSRETDAVVLMQKIRSHPHFRIHGPEHHSLVPAVILTALRNSGDDISDEQILTGIQRGQTIAGGACAFLGACGAAIGVGIAFSVLTAATPYDGEKRQTVQQATRKVLGEIASYEAPRCCQRDSWLAIQAASRIFEEKLGKFLRADRALACEQFPQNKECILNRCPLWPHREE from the coding sequence ATGAATTTGATTAACCAGTGGCAGCGCGTCGAATTCGACTCTATCCCGATCTATATCCGTCCCGATGTTCCGGGATGGTTCGTGCCCAATGAGGCGGCGGATCACGCCTTGGTTCAGCTGCGGAAGGAAGGGAAGACCTCCCTTGACATTGCGGATCTGCTGAAGCGGATTGATGGCCCGGAAGGAGAGAGCTATTCCTCCCGCTCCGAACACCTGAACCTGGATGTCCTCAAGGAATGCTGGCTCCACATCACCAATCGCTGCAATCTGGAATGCCGGCATTGCATGTTCAAGTCCTCGCCCCGCGAGAGGGATGAACTCCAACGGGAAGAATGCTGCCGGATTCTCCGCGAGGCCTACGGACTGGGTTGCCGGCTCTTTTTTTTCACCGGCGGCGAACCCCTTCTGGCCGAAGCCTTTTTTCCAAGCGTGCAGGATATCCTGCGTCTTTCCGACACCCACGTGGTGGTCCTGACCAATCTCTCCCTGCTTCCGGTGAAAAAAGATTTTTTCCGCCTCCTTCCCCAGGACCGACTGCATTTTCAGGTAAGCGTCGACGGCCTGGAATCTAACCATGACGCCTTACGGGGACCGCAGTCTTTCCGGCAATTGAGCGAAAATCTCGCGATTCTCCGGGAACTCGGCTTTCCAGCGACCCTTTCCATGACCGTGACCCGTTCCAATGTCGGGGAAATGGCAGAGATCATCGATTTTGCCTCCAGTCAGTGCGTTTCCAATGTCCATTTCCTCTGGCTTTTCAGAAAAGGCAACGCAAACGAGGGTTTTTTTGTCGATCCGGACAAGATTTTCCTTAACCTTAAAGCCGCCTGGGAGCGGGCGGAACGGCTGGGGGTAAAGATCGACAACATCGAAAGCATCCGGTCGCAGGTCTTTTCCTGCCCCGGGACGCGGTATGACTTGAGCAATGCGGGATGGCAATCGCTGGCCATCGGGCCGGATGGCCAGGTTTACCCGACGCCGGCGCTCGTCTACACGGAAAGGATGCGCTGCGGTCCGGTCTCTGAAGGACTGCAGGAGGTATGGGAAAACAGCCCCGTTCTAAAAGCCGTCCGCAACGCCTCCCTGGATACCAGCAAGGTCTATCGGGCCAATCCCTTCCGATATATGATCGGCGGCGGCGACATTGATCACAGCTATCTTTCTTCCGGACAAATTGCCGGGGACGATCCCTATGGGGAGCTCTACACGACTATCGCCAAAGAGCTCATCGTGCGCGAAGCCCGGCAATACGAAACCGGCGGCTACCCCGCCTTCAAACTAAAAATGGGGGAAAAGCTGGGGGAATGCCCCGTCGAAGGCAGCGCCGTGTTCTTCACCCACTCCAATTGCGTGCTCACCCTGCCGGGGCACGACATCCACACCCAGGTCAATCGTTTCTATTCCGGAGCGGCTGAAACCCTCCAGGAAGACATCCTCAACCCGATCTGCTACGAGGAAGGCCTTATCTCTCACATTCCGGAAGAGATGCGCTATCGGAGTTACGGCTGCGGTTCACCGGTCCTGGAAGCCAATATACAGCCAGGGGAATCCATCGTCGACCTAGGAAGCGGCACGGGCATCGAATGCTTTATCGCCGGCAGATTGACCGGGACTCAGGGCCGAGTCATCGGCATCGACATGGGCGATGCCATGCTCGACGTTGCCGAAAAGACCAGAGTTCGGGTGACGGAAAGTCTTTCCTACGATAACATCATCTTCAAAAAGGCTTTCCTGGAAAGCCTGCCTCTAGACGACCGGTCCGTGGATTTAGTGATCTCCAACTGCGTTTTGAACCTTTCTCCAGACAAACGCCGGGTATTTCAGGAGATATACAGGGTGTTGAAACCGGGAGGTCGTCTGCTCATCTCCGATATCACCTATGATCAGGACATCCCCCTGGAAATCAAATACAATGAGAAACTGCGGGGAGAATGCATCGGCGGTGCGCTGCGCTACCCGGATCTTTTCGGTCTGCTCAATGACCTCGGATTTTCGCACAGCAGGATTGTCTCGGGATATCCCTACCGGACAGTGAAAGGGTACGATTTCTATTCCATCACCTATTCGGCGGTCAAGCCCGCGGAAAACCAGCAACCGGTTCTCTATGACTTTCCCGATTTTGAATCCCTTATGGAAGAGGTTGAAACCGAACCGACCTGCGCCTGCTTTGCGGCACCGGAACAGCCCTCACAAAAGCCGGCTTTGAACGATGCCCCCCACAGGTCCGGCTGCCTGGTCTGCGGCGCTGAACTTCTCTATTTTGATGTGGACCGAAGCCTGTCTTGCTCTTACTGTGGACGCTCCCTGCCGGCCAACGCCCAATGCGCCAATGGACATTTTGTCTGCGATACCTGCCACAGCGCCGATGCCGTGGGAATTATCCGGCAGGTCTGTCTGAACAGCCGGGAAACCGATGCTGTCGTACTGATGCAGAAGATCCGGTCCCACCCTCATTTCCGGATCCATGGTCCCGAGCATCATTCACTGGTTCCCGCCGTCATTTTGACGGCCTTGCGAAACTCCGGAGACGATATTTCGGATGAACAGATTCTCACGGGAATCCAACGGGGACAAACGATTGCCGGGGGGGCCTGTGCCTTCCTCGGGGCCTGCGGCGCTGCGATCGGCGTCGGGATCGCCTTTTCCGTCCTGACTGCGGCAACCCCCTACGATGGAGAAAAGAGACAGACCGTTCAGCAGGCGACCCGGAAGGTGCTCGGGGAGATCGCCTCCTATGAGGCGCCCCGCTGCTGCCAGAGGGATTCCTGGCTGGCCATTCAGGCGGCTTCGCGCATATTCGAAGAAAAGCTGGGGAAATTCTTGAGAGCGGATCGAGCGCTCGCCTGCGAACAGTTTCCCCAAAACAAGGAGTGCATCTTGAATCGATGCCCTCTCTGGCCGCACAGGGAGGAATAA
- a CDS encoding TVP38/TMEM64 family protein, whose product MDRIQKNMLVGTVSAFAVLTVLYFFVPDINAFVNNAFKILSKADVPALKAYFLSFGPWAPVTSALLMVFQSVIAPLPAFVITFTNGLVFGAWWGTLLSWSSAMAGAALCFYLSRIFGRPLVEKLAGAHSLELADKFFEKYGKHAIVIARLLPFVPFDPISYGAGLTGMSFRGFFVATGIGQLPATIVYSYLGQSASGTVKVLFFVFAVVTSLVIISAALKKRFERRLMEAK is encoded by the coding sequence GTGGATAGAATTCAGAAAAATATGCTGGTGGGAACCGTTTCGGCCTTCGCGGTGCTGACCGTCCTTTATTTCTTTGTCCCGGATATCAATGCCTTCGTCAATAACGCCTTCAAGATTCTTTCCAAGGCTGATGTCCCAGCCCTTAAGGCTTACTTTTTATCCTTCGGCCCCTGGGCGCCGGTTACCTCGGCCCTCCTGATGGTTTTTCAATCGGTGATCGCTCCGCTGCCTGCCTTTGTGATTACCTTTACCAATGGACTTGTATTCGGCGCATGGTGGGGAACGCTCCTGTCGTGGAGCAGCGCCATGGCAGGAGCCGCTTTATGTTTCTATCTTTCCCGAATCTTCGGGCGGCCGTTGGTGGAGAAACTGGCAGGTGCGCACAGTCTTGAGTTGGCTGACAAGTTCTTTGAGAAGTACGGCAAGCACGCGATTGTCATCGCCCGCCTGCTTCCCTTCGTGCCGTTTGATCCGATCAGCTACGGGGCCGGACTGACAGGCATGTCCTTCCGAGGATTCTTTGTGGCTACGGGGATCGGCCAGTTGCCGGCGACGATCGTCTATTCCTACCTTGGCCAAAGCGCGTCCGGCACGGTCAAGGTTCTTTTCTTTGTCTTTGCGGTGGTGACTTCGCTGGTTATCATCAGCGCGGCATTGAAGAAACGTTTCGAACGACGCCTGATGGAAGCCAAATAG